One window of the Epinephelus moara isolate mb chromosome 24, YSFRI_EMoa_1.0, whole genome shotgun sequence genome contains the following:
- the znf740a gene encoding gastrula zinc finger protein XlCGF57.1 isoform X3, translating into MSHLPSSSVRDHMKWAGLLGCEAVLSSMALMQASSMAAPPKKMMAPLGHGPPQREGPDRAPQSHMILPSGMSCPPLLIRKEGDFQAPRLLDEKDMRANEDMQQKKKNRKSVTPCKVREQEGRGGKGTGGDENGPSSKVQKNFICDHCYGAFRSGYHLKRHILIHTGVKPYACSMCDMRFFQRYHLERHRLTHTGVKPYACSMCDMRFFQRYHLARHSLTHTGVKPYACSMCDMRFFQRYHLARHSLTHTGVKPYACSMCDMRFFQRYHLARHTLTHTGVKPYACSMCDMRFFQRYHLARHSLTHTGVKPYACTMCDMRFIQRYQLERHSLTHTGVKPYACTMCDKRFFQRYHLARHSLTHMGVKPYACTMCDMKFFQRYHLARHSLTHTGVKPYACTMCDKRFFQRYHLARHSLTHMGVKPFACTMCDMRFVQRYHLARHSLTHTGVKPYACTMCDKRFFQRYHLARHSLTHMGVKPFACTMCDMRFVQRYHLARHSLTHTGVKPYACSMCDMRFIQRNHLERHSLTHTGEKPFACDMCDMRFIQRYHLERHKRVHSGEKPYQCERCQQNFSRTDRLLRHRRLCQGRGVAKVENQPCCEPRPYPQEPPPAPPTWSPLHPPPGRLAV; encoded by the exons ATGTCACATCTGCCCAGCAGCTCAGTCCGCGACCATATGAAATGG GCGGGGCTGCTTGGCTGCGAGGCTGTCCTCTCCAGCATGGCCCTGATGCAGGCCAGCTCCATGGCTGCTCCGCCCAAAAAAATGATGGCTCCACTTGGCCATGGACCACCGCAGAGAGAGGGACCTGACCGTGCTCCCCAGAGCCATATGATCCTCCCGTCTGGAATGAGCTGTCCACCCCTG CTTATCCGGAAGGAAGGTGATTTCCAAGCTCCCCGCCTGCTGGATGAGAAGGACATGAGGGCCAACGAGGAcatgcagcagaaaaaaaagaacaggaaatCAGTAACGCCCTGCAAAGTGAGAGAACAAGAAGGAAGGGGAGGGAAG GGCACAGGTGGAGATGAGAATGGTCCCTCATCCAAAGTGCAGAAAAACTTTATTTGTGATCACTGTTATGGAGCATTTAGGAGCGGATACCACCTGAAGAGACATATCCTCATTCATACAG gGGTGAAGCCGTACGCTTGTTCCATGTGTGACATGCGGTTTTTCCAGCGTTACCACCTGGAGAGACACAGACTCACTCATACGG GGGTGAAGCCGTACGCTTGCTCCATGTGTGACATGAGGTTCTTCCAACGTTACCATCTGGCAAGACACAGCCTCACTCATACTG GGGTGAAGCCATACGCTTGCTCCATGTGTGACATGAGATTTTTCCAGAGATACCACTTGGCGAGACACAGCCTCACTCACACGG gggTGAAGCCATATGCTTGCTCCATGTGTGACATGAGATTTTTCCAGAGATACCACCTGGCAAGACACACTCTCACCCATACGG GGGTGAAGCCATACGCTTGCTCCATGTGTGACATGAGGTTCTTCCAGCGTTACCATTTGGCAAGACACAGCCTCACTCATACTG GGGTGAAGCCATATGCTTGTACCATGTGTGACATGCGGTTTATACAACGTTACCAACTGGAGAGACACAGTCTCACTCATACGG GGGTGAAGCCGTACGCTTGCACCATGTGTGACAAGAGGTTTTTTCAGCGCTACCACCTGGCGAGACACAGCCTCACTCATATGG GTGTGAAACCTTATGCTTGCACCATGTGTGACATGAAGTTTTTTCAGCGTTACCACCTGGCGAGACACAGCCTCACTCATACGG GTGTGAAACCTTATGCTTGCACCATGTGTGACAAGAGGTTTTTTCAGCGCTACCACCTGGCGAGACACAGCCTCACTCATATGG GTGTGAAACCTTTTGCTTGTACCATGTGTGACATGAGGTTTGTTCAGCGTTACCACCTGGCGAGACACAGCCTCACTCATACGG GTGTGAAACCTTATGCTTGCACCATGTGTGACAAGAGGTTTTTTCAGCGCTACCACCTGGCAAGACACAGCCTCACTCATATGG GTGTGAAACCTTTTGCTTGTACCATGTGTGACATGAGGTTTGTTCAGCGTTACCACCTGGCGAGACACAGCCTCACTCATACGG gGGTGAAGCCGTATGCTTGTTCCATGTGTGACATGAGGTTTATTCAGCGTAACCACCTGGAGAGACACAGCCTCACTCATACGG GAGAGAAGCCATTTGCTTGTGACATGTGTGATATGAGGTTTATCCAGCGCTACCACCTTGAGAGACACAAGCGTGTCCATAGTGGGGAGAAGCCTTACCAGTGTGAACGGTGCCAGCAG
- the znf740a gene encoding gastrula zinc finger protein XlCGF57.1 isoform X9 — MSHLPSSSVRDHMKWAGLLGCEAVLSSMALMQASSMAAPPKKMMAPLGHGPPQREGPDRAPQSHMILPSGMSCPPLLIRKEGDFQAPRLLDEKDMRANEDMQQKKKNRKSVTPCKVREQEGRGGKGTGGDENGPSSKVQKNFICDHCYGAFRSGYHLKRHILIHTGEKPYACAVCDMRFIQRYHLERHSLIHTGVKPYACSMCDMRFFQRYHLERHRLTHTGVKPYACSMCDMRFFQRYHLARHSLTHTGVKPYACSMCDMRFFQRYHLARHTLTHTGVKPYACSMCDMRFFQRYHLARHSLTHTGVKPYACTMCDMRFIQRYQLERHSLTHTGVKPYACTMCDKRFFQRYHLARHSLTHMGVKPYACTMCDMKFFQRYHLARHSLTHTGVKPYACTMCDKRFFQRYHLARHSLTHMGVKPFACTMCDMRFVQRYHLARHSLTHTGVKPYACTMCDKRFFQRYHLARHSLTHMGVKPFACTMCDMRFVQRYHLARHSLTHTGVKPYACSMCDMRFIQRNHLERHSLTHTGEKPFACDMCDMRFIQRYHLERHKRVHSGEKPYQCERCQQNFSRTDRLLRHRRLCQGRGVAKVENQPCCEPRPYPQEPPPAPPTWSPLHPPPGRLAV; from the exons ATGTCACATCTGCCCAGCAGCTCAGTCCGCGACCATATGAAATGG GCGGGGCTGCTTGGCTGCGAGGCTGTCCTCTCCAGCATGGCCCTGATGCAGGCCAGCTCCATGGCTGCTCCGCCCAAAAAAATGATGGCTCCACTTGGCCATGGACCACCGCAGAGAGAGGGACCTGACCGTGCTCCCCAGAGCCATATGATCCTCCCGTCTGGAATGAGCTGTCCACCCCTG CTTATCCGGAAGGAAGGTGATTTCCAAGCTCCCCGCCTGCTGGATGAGAAGGACATGAGGGCCAACGAGGAcatgcagcagaaaaaaaagaacaggaaatCAGTAACGCCCTGCAAAGTGAGAGAACAAGAAGGAAGGGGAGGGAAG GGCACAGGTGGAGATGAGAATGGTCCCTCATCCAAAGTGCAGAAAAACTTTATTTGTGATCACTGTTATGGAGCATTTAGGAGCGGATACCACCTGAAGAGACATATCCTCATTCATACAG GGGAGAAGCCGTATGCTTGTGCCGTATGTGACATGAGGTTTATTCAGCGTTACCACCTGGAGAGACACAGCCTCATTCACACGG gGGTGAAGCCGTACGCTTGTTCCATGTGTGACATGCGGTTTTTCCAGCGTTACCACCTGGAGAGACACAGACTCACTCATACGG GGGTGAAGCCGTACGCTTGCTCCATGTGTGACATGAGGTTCTTCCAACGTTACCATCTGGCAAGACACAGCCTCACTCATACTG gggTGAAGCCATATGCTTGCTCCATGTGTGACATGAGATTTTTCCAGAGATACCACCTGGCAAGACACACTCTCACCCATACGG GGGTGAAGCCATACGCTTGCTCCATGTGTGACATGAGGTTCTTCCAGCGTTACCATTTGGCAAGACACAGCCTCACTCATACTG GGGTGAAGCCATATGCTTGTACCATGTGTGACATGCGGTTTATACAACGTTACCAACTGGAGAGACACAGTCTCACTCATACGG GGGTGAAGCCGTACGCTTGCACCATGTGTGACAAGAGGTTTTTTCAGCGCTACCACCTGGCGAGACACAGCCTCACTCATATGG GTGTGAAACCTTATGCTTGCACCATGTGTGACATGAAGTTTTTTCAGCGTTACCACCTGGCGAGACACAGCCTCACTCATACGG GTGTGAAACCTTATGCTTGCACCATGTGTGACAAGAGGTTTTTTCAGCGCTACCACCTGGCGAGACACAGCCTCACTCATATGG GTGTGAAACCTTTTGCTTGTACCATGTGTGACATGAGGTTTGTTCAGCGTTACCACCTGGCGAGACACAGCCTCACTCATACGG GTGTGAAACCTTATGCTTGCACCATGTGTGACAAGAGGTTTTTTCAGCGCTACCACCTGGCAAGACACAGCCTCACTCATATGG GTGTGAAACCTTTTGCTTGTACCATGTGTGACATGAGGTTTGTTCAGCGTTACCACCTGGCGAGACACAGCCTCACTCATACGG gGGTGAAGCCGTATGCTTGTTCCATGTGTGACATGAGGTTTATTCAGCGTAACCACCTGGAGAGACACAGCCTCACTCATACGG GAGAGAAGCCATTTGCTTGTGACATGTGTGATATGAGGTTTATCCAGCGCTACCACCTTGAGAGACACAAGCGTGTCCATAGTGGGGAGAAGCCTTACCAGTGTGAACGGTGCCAGCAG
- the znf740a gene encoding zinc finger protein ZFP2 isoform X15 — translation MSHLPSSSVRDHMKWAGLLGCEAVLSSMALMQASSMAAPPKKMMAPLGHGPPQREGPDRAPQSHMILPSGMSCPPLLIRKEGDFQAPRLLDEKDMRANEDMQQKKKNRKSVTPCKVREQEGRGGKGTGGDENGPSSKVQKNFICDHCYGAFRSGYHLKRHILIHTGEKPYACAVCDMRFIQRYHLERHSLIHTGVKPYACSMCDMRFFQRYHLERHRLTHTGVKPYACSMCDMRFFQRYHLARHSLTHTGVKPYACSMCDMRFFQRYHLARHSLTHTGVKPYACSMCDMRFFQRYHLARHTLTHTGVKPYACSMCDMRFFQRYHLARHSLTHTGVKPYACTMCDMRFIQRYQLERHSLTHTGVKPYACTMCDKRFFQRYHLARHSLTHMGVKPYACTMCDKRFFQRYHLARHSLTHMGVKPYACTMCDKRFFQRYHLARHSLTHMGVKPFACTMCDMRFVQRYHLARHSLTHTGVKPYACSMCDMRFIQRNHLERHSLTHTGEKPFACDMCDMRFIQRYHLERHKRVHSGEKPYQCERCQQNFSRTDRLLRHRRLCQGRGVAKVENQPCCEPRPYPQEPPPAPPTWSPLHPPPGRLAV, via the exons ATGTCACATCTGCCCAGCAGCTCAGTCCGCGACCATATGAAATGG GCGGGGCTGCTTGGCTGCGAGGCTGTCCTCTCCAGCATGGCCCTGATGCAGGCCAGCTCCATGGCTGCTCCGCCCAAAAAAATGATGGCTCCACTTGGCCATGGACCACCGCAGAGAGAGGGACCTGACCGTGCTCCCCAGAGCCATATGATCCTCCCGTCTGGAATGAGCTGTCCACCCCTG CTTATCCGGAAGGAAGGTGATTTCCAAGCTCCCCGCCTGCTGGATGAGAAGGACATGAGGGCCAACGAGGAcatgcagcagaaaaaaaagaacaggaaatCAGTAACGCCCTGCAAAGTGAGAGAACAAGAAGGAAGGGGAGGGAAG GGCACAGGTGGAGATGAGAATGGTCCCTCATCCAAAGTGCAGAAAAACTTTATTTGTGATCACTGTTATGGAGCATTTAGGAGCGGATACCACCTGAAGAGACATATCCTCATTCATACAG GGGAGAAGCCGTATGCTTGTGCCGTATGTGACATGAGGTTTATTCAGCGTTACCACCTGGAGAGACACAGCCTCATTCACACGG gGGTGAAGCCGTACGCTTGTTCCATGTGTGACATGCGGTTTTTCCAGCGTTACCACCTGGAGAGACACAGACTCACTCATACGG GGGTGAAGCCGTACGCTTGCTCCATGTGTGACATGAGGTTCTTCCAACGTTACCATCTGGCAAGACACAGCCTCACTCATACTG GGGTGAAGCCATACGCTTGCTCCATGTGTGACATGAGATTTTTCCAGAGATACCACTTGGCGAGACACAGCCTCACTCACACGG gggTGAAGCCATATGCTTGCTCCATGTGTGACATGAGATTTTTCCAGAGATACCACCTGGCAAGACACACTCTCACCCATACGG GGGTGAAGCCATACGCTTGCTCCATGTGTGACATGAGGTTCTTCCAGCGTTACCATTTGGCAAGACACAGCCTCACTCATACTG GGGTGAAGCCATATGCTTGTACCATGTGTGACATGCGGTTTATACAACGTTACCAACTGGAGAGACACAGTCTCACTCATACGG GGGTGAAGCCGTACGCTTGCACCATGTGTGACAAGAGGTTTTTTCAGCGCTACCACCTGGCGAGACACAGCCTCACTCATATGG GTGTGAAACCTTATGCTTGCACCATGTGTGACAAGAGGTTTTTTCAGCGCTACCACCTGGCGAGACACAGCCTCACTCATATGG GTGTGAAACCTTATGCTTGCACCATGTGTGACAAGAGGTTTTTTCAGCGCTACCACCTGGCAAGACACAGCCTCACTCATATGG GTGTGAAACCTTTTGCTTGTACCATGTGTGACATGAGGTTTGTTCAGCGTTACCACCTGGCGAGACACAGCCTCACTCATACGG gGGTGAAGCCGTATGCTTGTTCCATGTGTGACATGAGGTTTATTCAGCGTAACCACCTGGAGAGACACAGCCTCACTCATACGG GAGAGAAGCCATTTGCTTGTGACATGTGTGATATGAGGTTTATCCAGCGCTACCACCTTGAGAGACACAAGCGTGTCCATAGTGGGGAGAAGCCTTACCAGTGTGAACGGTGCCAGCAG
- the znf740a gene encoding gastrula zinc finger protein XlCGF57.1 isoform X32, translating to MSHLPSSSVRDHMKWAGLLGCEAVLSSMALMQASSMAAPPKKMMAPLGHGPPQREGPDRAPQSHMILPSGMSCPPLLIRKEGDFQAPRLLDEKDMRANEDMQQKKKNRKSVTPCKVREQEGRGGKGTGGDENGPSSKVQKNFICDHCYGAFRSGYHLKRHILIHTGVKPYACSMCDMRFFQRYHLARHSLTHTGVKPYACSMCDMRFFQRYHLARHTLTHTGVKPYACSMCDMRFFQRYHLARHSLTHTGVKPYACTMCDMRFIQRYQLERHSLTHTGVKPYACTMCDKRFFQRYHLARHSLTHMGVKPYACTMCDMKFFQRYHLARHSLTHTGVKPYACTMCDKRFFQRYHLARHSLTHMGVKPFACTMCDMRFVQRYHLARHSLTHTGVKPYACTMCDKRFFQRYHLARHSLTHMGVKPFACTMCDMRFVQRYHLARHSLTHTGVKPYACSMCDMRFIQRNHLERHSLTHTGEKPFACDMCDMRFIQRYHLERHKRVHSGEKPYQCERCQQNFSRTDRLLRHRRLCQGRGVAKVENQPCCEPRPYPQEPPPAPPTWSPLHPPPGRLAV from the exons ATGTCACATCTGCCCAGCAGCTCAGTCCGCGACCATATGAAATGG GCGGGGCTGCTTGGCTGCGAGGCTGTCCTCTCCAGCATGGCCCTGATGCAGGCCAGCTCCATGGCTGCTCCGCCCAAAAAAATGATGGCTCCACTTGGCCATGGACCACCGCAGAGAGAGGGACCTGACCGTGCTCCCCAGAGCCATATGATCCTCCCGTCTGGAATGAGCTGTCCACCCCTG CTTATCCGGAAGGAAGGTGATTTCCAAGCTCCCCGCCTGCTGGATGAGAAGGACATGAGGGCCAACGAGGAcatgcagcagaaaaaaaagaacaggaaatCAGTAACGCCCTGCAAAGTGAGAGAACAAGAAGGAAGGGGAGGGAAG GGCACAGGTGGAGATGAGAATGGTCCCTCATCCAAAGTGCAGAAAAACTTTATTTGTGATCACTGTTATGGAGCATTTAGGAGCGGATACCACCTGAAGAGACATATCCTCATTCATACAG GGGTGAAGCCGTACGCTTGCTCCATGTGTGACATGAGGTTCTTCCAACGTTACCATCTGGCAAGACACAGCCTCACTCATACTG gggTGAAGCCATATGCTTGCTCCATGTGTGACATGAGATTTTTCCAGAGATACCACCTGGCAAGACACACTCTCACCCATACGG GGGTGAAGCCATACGCTTGCTCCATGTGTGACATGAGGTTCTTCCAGCGTTACCATTTGGCAAGACACAGCCTCACTCATACTG GGGTGAAGCCATATGCTTGTACCATGTGTGACATGCGGTTTATACAACGTTACCAACTGGAGAGACACAGTCTCACTCATACGG GGGTGAAGCCGTACGCTTGCACCATGTGTGACAAGAGGTTTTTTCAGCGCTACCACCTGGCGAGACACAGCCTCACTCATATGG GTGTGAAACCTTATGCTTGCACCATGTGTGACATGAAGTTTTTTCAGCGTTACCACCTGGCGAGACACAGCCTCACTCATACGG GTGTGAAACCTTATGCTTGCACCATGTGTGACAAGAGGTTTTTTCAGCGCTACCACCTGGCGAGACACAGCCTCACTCATATGG GTGTGAAACCTTTTGCTTGTACCATGTGTGACATGAGGTTTGTTCAGCGTTACCACCTGGCGAGACACAGCCTCACTCATACGG GTGTGAAACCTTATGCTTGCACCATGTGTGACAAGAGGTTTTTTCAGCGCTACCACCTGGCAAGACACAGCCTCACTCATATGG GTGTGAAACCTTTTGCTTGTACCATGTGTGACATGAGGTTTGTTCAGCGTTACCACCTGGCGAGACACAGCCTCACTCATACGG gGGTGAAGCCGTATGCTTGTTCCATGTGTGACATGAGGTTTATTCAGCGTAACCACCTGGAGAGACACAGCCTCACTCATACGG GAGAGAAGCCATTTGCTTGTGACATGTGTGATATGAGGTTTATCCAGCGCTACCACCTTGAGAGACACAAGCGTGTCCATAGTGGGGAGAAGCCTTACCAGTGTGAACGGTGCCAGCAG